In Betaproteobacteria bacterium, the DNA window TGCTGCCCTCGTCCCCTACGTGCAGGAGATGGGCTACACGCACATCGAACTCTTGCCCATCTCGGAGCATCCGCTCGACGAGTCGTGGGGCTACCAGACTACCGGCTACTTCGCGCCGACCAGCCGTCACGGCGATCCCGACGGACTTCGGCGTTTCGTCGACGCCTGCCACCGGGGCAGTATCGGTGTCATCCTGGACTGGGTGCCCGCGCACTTCACCTCCGATGCGTGGGCCCTCGCACGGTTCGACGGCACCTCGCTCTACGAGCACGAAGACCCGCGTTTGGGCCTGCATCGGGACTGGGGCACCCACGTCTTCAACTTCGGCCGAAACGAGGTGAAGAGTTTCCTCCTCGCTAGCGCAAACTACTGGTTATCGGAGTTTCACATCGACGGGCTGCGGGTCGACGCGGTCGCGGCGATGCTCTACCTCGACTACTCGCGTAAGCCTGGTGAGTGGCTGCCCAATCGGTACGGCGGTCGCGAGAACCTGGAGGCGATCGACTTCCTCCGCGAACTCAACGTCATGGTGCACGAGCAGTTTCCCGGCGCACTCACGTTCGCCGAGGAATCGACCGCGTGGCCAATGGTTTCGCGCCCGGTCTACCTGGGCGGTCTCGGTTTCTCCATGAAGTGGAACATGGGCTGGATGAACGACACGCTCGCCTACATGGGGCGCGACCCGATCCATCGTCGCTTTCATCACGAGTTGCTGACCTTCGGCCAGATCTACGCTTATTCCGAGAACTTCGTGCTGCCACTCTCCCACGACGAAGTGGTCCACGGGAAGTATTCACTGCTCGGCAAGATGCCCGGCGACGGCTGGCAGAAGTTCGCGAACCTGCGGCTGTTGGCACTGTATCAACTCACCTCCCCCGGCAAGAAGCTCAACTTCATGGGCAACGAGTTCGGGCAGGGGCGCGAATGGCAGGTGCAGTGGGAGCTGGAATGGGCGCAGTCGTCGATCCCCATTCACGCCGGCACGCAGCGGTTTGTGCGCGACCTCAACGTGCTGTACCGCGACTGTCGCGCGCTTCACGAGTTCGATTTCTCGCAGCAGGGGTTCTCGTGGATCGACTGCCACGATGCAGACCAGTCCGTGGTGAGCTATCAGCGCCGCGGCAGGGATGGATCGTTCGTCGTGGTCGTGCTGAACTTTACGCCCGTCCCGCGACACGACTACCGCATTGGCGTCCCCGCAGCGGGCACATATCACGAGGTTCTGAACAGCGACTCGGAATTCTACGGCGGCTCGAACGTCGGCAACGCCGGACACATCCAGTCCTCGGGCCTGTCGTGGATGGGGCTCGCGGACTCGCTGGTGATCGACCTTCCGCCGCTGGCGGGTCTGTTGCTGCGGCTCGCCTAAAGCGACCGACTAAGCGGCGATCCCCACGCTGCGCCGGGCGTCATCCCGCTGTGCCTTGCGCGCTTTCTTTGCGGCGTACATCGCTTCGTCTGCCCGTCGCAGTAGCGCGCTGGCATCCGGGGCGTCGTCCGGATAGACACTGACTCCCATGCTCGCCGAGAGCGAGAGCTGCAGACTGCCTTCGTTCACGGGAGAGGACAGTCGCCGCTGGATATGGCCGAGGACGCGCTCGACATCCTCGCGGTCACGCACGTTCTCGATA includes these proteins:
- the glgB gene encoding 1,4-alpha-glucan branching protein GlgB, which codes for MKHDLPPEVNRLAERLLEARLHDPYALLGLHARGDRQIVRAFDPHSNALSIETPEGWCPMRRIGVAGLFEWSGTGLPKHYRLQSQEGDNVRIRHDPYCFAPSLTDHDLYLFNEGRFHQAHRALGAQPMVVDSVAGFRFAVWAPNAERVSVVGDFNRWDGRVHPMVSRGSSGVWELFIPDLPSGSLYKFEIRNRHSGRVFVKFDPYGQQFELRPGTAGRTCPPTAHAWQDGDWMAHRAAWDWLHAPINIYEVHAGSWRRHPDGRFYSYDELAAALVPYVQEMGYTHIELLPISEHPLDESWGYQTTGYFAPTSRHGDPDGLRRFVDACHRGSIGVILDWVPAHFTSDAWALARFDGTSLYEHEDPRLGLHRDWGTHVFNFGRNEVKSFLLASANYWLSEFHIDGLRVDAVAAMLYLDYSRKPGEWLPNRYGGRENLEAIDFLRELNVMVHEQFPGALTFAEESTAWPMVSRPVYLGGLGFSMKWNMGWMNDTLAYMGRDPIHRRFHHELLTFGQIYAYSENFVLPLSHDEVVHGKYSLLGKMPGDGWQKFANLRLLALYQLTSPGKKLNFMGNEFGQGREWQVQWELEWAQSSIPIHAGTQRFVRDLNVLYRDCRALHEFDFSQQGFSWIDCHDADQSVVSYQRRGRDGSFVVVVLNFTPVPRHDYRIGVPAAGTYHEVLNSDSEFYGGSNVGNAGHIQSSGLSWMGLADSLVIDLPPLAGLLLRLA